One genomic segment of Streptomyces sp. RKND-216 includes these proteins:
- a CDS encoding sugar porter family MFS transporter — protein MENTVTSATRVPSDAQGARPQHLSHVVFIAAAAAMGGFLFGYDSSVINGAVVAVQDRYAVGAEVLAQVIAAALIGCAVGAATAGRLADRVGRIRVMQIAAVLFTVSAVGSALPFALWDLALWRVLGGVAIGMASVVAPAYIAEVAPPAYRGRLASFQQAAIVIGIAVSQLVNFGILNLADGDQRGVLAGLEAWQWMLGVMVLPAVLYGLLTFGIPESPRYLIAAGRSAEARGVLARVEGADVDLDARVAQIQESMRSEHKPTLRDLFGGRFGLLPIVWIGIGLSVFQQLVGINVIFYYSASLWQSVGIDPAGSFFYSFTTSIINIVGTVIAVLLVDRVGRKPLALVGSVGMAVSLGLAAWAFSYKSGGGEDITLPDLQGAVALVAAHSFVLFFALSWGVVVWVLLGEMFPSRIRAAALGVAASAQWVANWLITVSFPSLSDWNLSGAYVLYTVFAVLSVPFLLKWVPETKGKALEEMG, from the coding sequence ATGGAGAACACCGTGACCAGCGCCACTCGGGTGCCGTCGGATGCGCAGGGCGCCCGGCCACAGCACCTCAGCCATGTCGTCTTCATCGCCGCCGCCGCGGCCATGGGCGGGTTCCTGTTCGGCTACGACAGCTCCGTGATCAACGGAGCCGTGGTCGCCGTCCAGGACCGCTACGCCGTCGGTGCCGAGGTCCTGGCGCAGGTGATCGCCGCCGCTCTGATCGGCTGTGCGGTCGGCGCCGCCACCGCCGGGCGGCTCGCCGACCGGGTGGGCCGTATCCGCGTGATGCAGATCGCCGCCGTGCTCTTCACGGTGAGCGCCGTCGGCTCCGCGCTGCCCTTCGCCCTGTGGGACCTCGCGCTCTGGCGCGTCCTGGGCGGCGTGGCCATCGGCATGGCGTCCGTCGTCGCCCCCGCCTACATCGCCGAAGTCGCCCCGCCCGCCTACCGCGGCCGGCTCGCGTCCTTCCAGCAGGCGGCCATCGTCATCGGCATCGCCGTCTCCCAGCTGGTCAACTTCGGCATCCTCAACCTCGCCGACGGCGACCAGCGGGGCGTTCTCGCCGGCCTGGAGGCCTGGCAGTGGATGCTCGGCGTCATGGTCCTCCCCGCCGTCCTCTACGGCCTGCTGACCTTCGGCATTCCCGAGTCGCCCCGCTACCTCATCGCGGCCGGTCGCTCGGCCGAGGCCCGCGGCGTCCTCGCCCGCGTCGAGGGCGCCGACGTCGACCTGGACGCCCGCGTCGCGCAGATCCAGGAGTCGATGCGCAGCGAGCACAAGCCCACCCTGCGCGACCTGTTCGGCGGACGCTTCGGTCTGCTGCCCATCGTGTGGATCGGCATTGGCCTGTCCGTCTTCCAGCAACTCGTCGGCATCAATGTGATCTTCTACTACAGCGCCTCGCTGTGGCAGTCGGTCGGCATCGACCCGGCGGGCTCGTTCTTCTACAGCTTCACCACCTCCATCATCAACATCGTCGGCACCGTCATCGCGGTGCTGCTCGTCGACCGGGTCGGGCGCAAGCCGCTCGCACTCGTCGGCTCCGTCGGCATGGCCGTCTCGCTCGGCCTCGCCGCCTGGGCGTTCTCGTACAAGTCCGGCGGCGGGGAGGACATCACCCTCCCCGACCTCCAGGGGGCCGTCGCGCTGGTCGCCGCGCACAGCTTCGTGCTGTTCTTCGCGCTCTCCTGGGGCGTCGTCGTCTGGGTGCTCCTGGGCGAGATGTTCCCCAGCCGCATCCGCGCCGCCGCCCTCGGCGTCGCCGCCTCGGCCCAGTGGGTGGCCAACTGGCTGATCACCGTCAGCTTCCCGAGCCTCTCCGACTGGAACCTCTCGGGCGCGTACGTTCTCTACACCGTCTTCGCCGTGCTCTCCGTCCCGTTCCTGCTCAAGTGGGTGCCGGAGACGAAGGGCAAGGCGTTGGAGGAGATGGGCTGA
- a CDS encoding AAA family ATPase produces MHLKSLTLRGFKSFASATTLRFEPGITCVVGPNGSGKSNVVDALSWVMGEQGAKSLRGGKMEDVIFAGTTGRPPLGRAEVSLTIDNADGALPIEYAEVTITRIMFRNGGSEYQINGDTCRLLDIQELLSDSGIGREMHVIVGQGQLDGVLHADPTGRRAFIEEAAGVLKHRKRKEKALRKLDAMQANLARVQDLTEELRRQLKPLGRQAAVARRAQVIQADLRDARLRLLADDLVTLREALKAEVADEAALKERRESVEAALKTALKRESDLEQEVRTLAPRLRRAQETWQELSQLAERVRGTVSLADARVRSATSQPEEERRGRDPEDLEREADRVREQEAELEAALEAASRALDDTVEHRAELERRLHEEDRRLKDVARALADRREGLARLNAQAGAARSRAASAQAEIDRLAASHEDALTRAARAREEHEALQAEVDGLDAGDEELAAAHEAAKRRLADAETAAGAARDAAVAAEREHAATSARHDALALGLRRKDGSEALLAATDRLSGLLGPAAELLTVRPGHEVPVAAALGAAADALAVADPATAADALRLLRKHDAGRASLLLAGPVDVPAQRTDAAPPASAPDSGDTLTADTVPPARRHGGDPPAALPAETRPACEAHVSAAGPPGEGSVRTGRPPCGEGPGDGERDAAGAPQSTPGGTPVPSGPPAPRPGGTPPGQPPSPWPAAGDLVQGPAELMPAVRRLLRDVVVVGTLEDAELLVATHPELVAVTAEGDTLGSHFAHGGSAGAPSLLEAQAAVDEAAAERDELAIRCEETAREKEHAAEARRARAVEVEELGGRRSAADREKSKVAGRLGTLGGQARAAAGEAERTAAAVTRAEEALQRATEEAEELAERLAVAEEAQEEDDEPDTSCRDRLAADGANARQTEMEARLQVRTHEERVKGLAGRADALTRAARAEREARARAEARRARMRREAEVATAVASGARQLLAYVEVSLRRADEERQHAERAKAAREQALAAERNEGRELKDEHDKLTDSVHRGEVLGAEKRLRIEQLETRALEELGVEPAGLAAEYGPDQLVPPSPPAEGEELPEDPEHPRNQPVPFVRADQEKRLRAAERAYTKLGKINPLALEEFAALEERHQFLSEQLEDLRKTRADLLQVVKEVDERVEKVFTEAYHDTAREFEGVFSRLFPGGEGRLVLTDPDDMLATGVDVEARPPGKKVKRLSLLSGGERSLTAVALLVSIFKARPSPFYVMDEVEAALDDTNLQRLIRIMKELKDSSQLIVITHQKRTMEVADALYGVSMQGDGVSKVISQRLG; encoded by the coding sequence GTGCACCTGAAGAGCCTCACCCTGCGAGGATTCAAGTCCTTCGCCTCCGCCACCACGCTGCGCTTCGAGCCCGGCATCACCTGCGTGGTCGGCCCCAACGGCTCCGGCAAGTCCAACGTCGTCGACGCCCTCTCCTGGGTGATGGGCGAACAGGGCGCCAAATCGCTGCGCGGCGGCAAGATGGAGGACGTCATCTTCGCCGGCACCACCGGGCGTCCGCCGCTCGGCCGCGCCGAGGTCTCGCTCACCATCGACAACGCCGACGGCGCCCTGCCCATCGAGTACGCCGAAGTCACCATCACGCGGATCATGTTCCGCAACGGCGGCAGCGAGTACCAGATCAACGGCGACACCTGCCGGCTGCTCGACATCCAGGAACTGCTCTCCGACTCCGGCATCGGCCGGGAGATGCATGTCATCGTGGGCCAGGGCCAGCTCGACGGCGTCCTGCACGCCGACCCCACCGGCCGCCGGGCGTTCATCGAGGAGGCAGCGGGCGTCCTCAAGCACCGCAAGCGCAAGGAGAAGGCGCTGCGGAAGCTCGACGCGATGCAGGCCAACCTCGCCCGCGTACAGGATCTCACCGAGGAACTCCGCCGCCAGCTGAAGCCGCTCGGCCGCCAGGCCGCCGTCGCCCGCCGCGCGCAGGTCATCCAGGCCGACCTGCGCGACGCCCGCCTCCGCCTGCTCGCCGACGACCTGGTGACGCTCCGTGAGGCGCTGAAGGCCGAAGTCGCCGACGAGGCCGCGCTGAAGGAGCGCCGCGAGTCCGTCGAGGCCGCGCTGAAGACCGCGCTCAAGCGGGAGTCCGACCTCGAACAGGAGGTGCGCACCCTCGCCCCCCGGCTGCGCCGCGCCCAGGAGACCTGGCAGGAACTCTCCCAGCTCGCCGAGCGCGTACGCGGCACCGTCAGCCTCGCGGACGCACGGGTCAGGAGCGCCACGTCGCAGCCGGAGGAGGAGCGACGCGGCCGTGATCCGGAGGATCTGGAACGCGAGGCCGACCGCGTACGGGAGCAGGAGGCCGAACTGGAAGCCGCGTTGGAGGCGGCATCCCGCGCCCTGGACGACACGGTGGAGCACCGCGCCGAGCTGGAACGCCGGCTGCACGAGGAGGACCGGCGCCTCAAGGACGTCGCGCGCGCACTCGCCGACCGCCGCGAAGGACTCGCCAGGCTCAACGCGCAGGCGGGGGCGGCCCGTAGCCGCGCCGCGTCGGCGCAGGCCGAGATCGACCGGCTCGCCGCCTCCCACGAGGACGCGCTGACGCGCGCCGCTCGGGCAAGGGAGGAGCACGAGGCACTCCAGGCGGAGGTCGACGGGCTGGACGCCGGAGACGAGGAACTCGCCGCCGCACACGAGGCGGCCAAGCGCCGCCTCGCCGACGCCGAGACCGCCGCCGGTGCCGCGCGCGACGCGGCGGTGGCCGCGGAACGCGAACACGCCGCCACCTCCGCCCGGCACGACGCGCTGGCCCTCGGCCTGCGCCGCAAGGACGGTTCCGAGGCCCTGCTCGCCGCCACCGACCGGCTCAGCGGCCTGCTCGGCCCGGCCGCGGAACTCCTCACCGTCCGGCCCGGACACGAAGTACCGGTCGCCGCCGCCCTCGGCGCGGCGGCCGACGCGCTGGCGGTCGCCGACCCGGCCACCGCCGCGGACGCGCTGCGGCTGCTGCGCAAGCACGACGCGGGCCGCGCGTCCCTGCTGCTCGCCGGCCCGGTGGACGTTCCCGCCCAGCGCACCGACGCCGCTCCGCCCGCTTCCGCCCCTGACAGCGGCGACACCCTCACCGCCGACACCGTTCCGCCCGCCCGCCGCCACGGCGGCGACCCGCCCGCGGCGCTCCCCGCCGAGACCCGCCCCGCCTGCGAGGCGCACGTGTCCGCCGCCGGACCGCCGGGGGAGGGCTCCGTACGGACGGGCCGGCCGCCCTGCGGTGAGGGCCCCGGCGACGGGGAACGGGACGCGGCCGGAGCGCCGCAGTCGACGCCCGGCGGGACGCCCGTGCCGTCAGGACCTCCGGCGCCGCGCCCCGGCGGTACGCCCCCGGGGCAGCCGCCGTCCCCGTGGCCCGCCGCAGGCGATCTGGTGCAGGGCCCGGCGGAGCTGATGCCCGCCGTACGGCGGCTGCTGCGCGACGTGGTCGTGGTCGGCACCTTGGAGGACGCCGAACTGCTCGTCGCCACCCACCCCGAGCTGGTCGCCGTGACCGCTGAGGGCGACACCCTCGGCAGCCACTTCGCCCACGGCGGCTCGGCCGGAGCACCCAGCCTCCTCGAGGCGCAGGCGGCCGTGGACGAGGCCGCCGCCGAACGGGACGAACTGGCCATCCGCTGTGAGGAGACCGCACGGGAGAAGGAGCACGCCGCCGAGGCGCGCCGCGCCCGTGCCGTCGAGGTCGAGGAACTGGGCGGTCGCCGCAGTGCCGCCGACCGGGAGAAGTCCAAGGTCGCCGGGCGTCTCGGCACCCTCGGGGGGCAGGCCCGCGCCGCGGCCGGCGAGGCGGAACGTACCGCCGCCGCCGTGACCCGCGCCGAGGAGGCGTTGCAGCGGGCCACCGAGGAGGCCGAGGAGCTCGCCGAGCGCCTCGCCGTCGCCGAGGAGGCGCAGGAGGAGGACGACGAGCCGGACACCTCCTGCCGCGACCGGCTGGCCGCCGACGGAGCGAACGCGCGGCAGACCGAGATGGAGGCGCGCCTCCAGGTGCGCACGCACGAGGAACGCGTGAAGGGGCTGGCGGGACGGGCCGACGCGCTGACCCGTGCGGCGCGCGCCGAGCGGGAGGCGCGGGCGCGCGCCGAGGCGCGCCGCGCCCGGATGCGCCGGGAGGCCGAGGTGGCGACCGCGGTCGCGTCCGGTGCCCGGCAGCTCCTCGCGTACGTCGAGGTCTCGCTCAGGCGGGCCGACGAGGAACGGCAGCACGCCGAGCGGGCCAAGGCCGCACGCGAACAGGCGCTGGCGGCCGAACGGAACGAGGGACGCGAGCTGAAGGACGAGCACGACAAGCTCACCGACTCGGTGCACCGCGGGGAAGTGCTCGGCGCGGAGAAGCGTCTGCGTATTGAGCAGTTGGAGACCCGGGCACTGGAGGAACTCGGTGTGGAGCCGGCCGGACTGGCCGCCGAGTACGGTCCCGACCAGCTCGTGCCGCCCTCCCCGCCGGCCGAGGGCGAGGAACTGCCCGAGGACCCCGAGCACCCCCGCAACCAGCCGGTGCCGTTCGTCCGCGCGGATCAGGAGAAGCGGCTGCGCGCGGCGGAGCGGGCGTACACCAAGCTGGGCAAGATCAACCCACTGGCGCTGGAGGAGTTCGCGGCGCTGGAGGAGCGGCACCAGTTCCTCAGCGAGCAGCTGGAGGACCTGCGGAAGACCCGTGCCGATCTGCTCCAGGTGGTGAAGGAGGTCGACGAGCGGGTCGAGAAGGTCTTCACCGAGGCGTACCACGACACCGCGCGGGAGTTCGAAGGCGTGTTCTCCCGTCTCTTCCCCGGCGGCGAGGGCCGCCTGGTGCTGACCGACCCGGACGACATGCTGGCCACCGGCGTCGACGTGGAGGCCCGTCCGCCCGGAAAGAAGGTCAAGCGGCTGTCGCTGCTCTCCGGCGGCGAGCGTTCGCTGACCGCCGTCGCACTCCTGGTCTCCATCTTCAAGGCGCGACCCAGCCCGTTCTACGTGATGGACGAGGTGGAGGCGGCGTTGGACGACACCAACCTCCAGCGGCTGATCCGGATCATGAAGGAGCTGAAGGACAGCTCCCAGCTCATCGTCATCACGCACCAGAAGCGAACGATGGAGGTCGCGGACGCGCTGTACGGCGTGTCGATGCAGGGCGACGGCGTCTCCAAGGTGATCAGCCAGCGCCTCGGCTGA
- a CDS encoding acylphosphatase: MTEGTSRTAAPGAESVRMTVWVRGRVQRVGFRWFTREAALRIGALEGFAVNLGDGRVHVVAEGAPALCEELLDWLRAGDTPGRVDGVTEIWGSPRGGYEGFEIR, translated from the coding sequence GTGACGGAGGGCACGTCGCGAACGGCCGCTCCCGGGGCGGAGTCGGTACGCATGACGGTGTGGGTACGCGGACGCGTCCAGCGGGTGGGCTTCCGCTGGTTCACCCGGGAGGCGGCGCTGCGCATCGGTGCGCTCGAGGGGTTCGCCGTCAACCTCGGCGACGGACGGGTTCACGTCGTGGCGGAGGGGGCACCCGCGCTCTGTGAAGAGCTGCTCGACTGGCTCCGCGCCGGCGACACGCCGGGACGCGTGGACGGCGTCACCGAGATCTGGGGATCTCCCAGAGGAGGGTACGAAGGCTTCGAAATCCGATGA
- a CDS encoding CAP domain-containing protein, which translates to MGRHRRATPTSPAPQRSRTAVGDPAAGTVRTPDPAPRYGRHRGARRRPAPVRTGLLGASAALAVGAVGVSSGLIPGPDGVFTVGDTGTSGRVQADGASVTPYGGTSGSPSDRASRGAERDGLRDGSASPSDKASKTPEERKKDEKSAAPTKTAEPSDSPSRTGSPGGSASDGAETRSAPARTRSADPGTGGSGGGSGGGSSQDTSAEAQVLSLVNAERAKVGCSPLTADSELAALAEGHSRDMAERGYFSHTTPDGRSPWDRADAAGVDNMGGENIARGQSDAQAVMDAWMNSDGHRANILNCDFRTMGVGAHFAQGGPWWTQAFGY; encoded by the coding sequence ATGGGCCGCCACAGACGTGCCACCCCCACCAGCCCCGCCCCTCAGCGCTCCCGGACCGCAGTCGGCGACCCGGCCGCGGGAACCGTACGGACGCCGGACCCGGCACCCCGCTACGGCCGGCACCGGGGGGCGCGCCGCCGGCCCGCCCCGGTGCGCACCGGCCTGCTGGGCGCGTCGGCGGCGCTGGCCGTCGGCGCGGTAGGCGTCTCCTCGGGCCTCATACCGGGGCCCGACGGTGTGTTCACCGTCGGGGACACCGGAACGAGTGGACGGGTGCAGGCTGACGGCGCCTCCGTCACCCCCTACGGCGGAACCTCCGGTTCCCCCTCGGACCGCGCGTCGCGCGGCGCCGAGCGTGACGGGCTGCGGGACGGGTCCGCCTCGCCTTCCGACAAGGCGTCGAAGACGCCGGAGGAGCGGAAGAAGGACGAGAAGTCCGCCGCACCGACGAAGACGGCCGAGCCGTCGGACAGCCCGAGCCGGACCGGCTCGCCCGGCGGCAGCGCCTCCGACGGCGCCGAGACCCGGAGCGCCCCCGCCCGGACCCGTTCCGCGGACCCGGGAACCGGCGGCTCCGGTGGGGGATCGGGCGGCGGCTCGTCGCAGGACACCTCCGCCGAGGCGCAGGTGCTCAGCCTGGTCAACGCGGAGCGCGCGAAGGTGGGTTGCTCGCCGCTGACAGCCGACTCGGAGCTGGCCGCGCTGGCCGAGGGCCACAGCCGCGACATGGCCGAGCGCGGCTACTTCTCGCACACGACGCCGGACGGCAGGAGCCCGTGGGACCGGGCCGATGCTGCGGGCGTGGACAACATGGGCGGCGAGAACATCGCCCGCGGCCAGTCCGACGCCCAGGCCGTCATGGACGCCTGGATGAACAGCGACGGCCACCGCGCGAACATACTGAACTGCGACTTCCGGACTATGGGCGTGGGCGCGCACTTCGCGCAGGGCGGCCCCTGGTGGACGCAGGCGTTCGGCTACTGA
- the mutM gene encoding bifunctional DNA-formamidopyrimidine glycosylase/DNA-(apurinic or apyrimidinic site) lyase → MPELPEVEVVRRGLERWAAARTVAAVEVRHPRSVRRHPAGAADFAARLTGHTLGTAHRRGKYLWIPLAGEGTSILAHLGMSGQLLIQPEDAPDEKHLRIRFRFADDARTELRFVDQRTFGGLSLHPEAQGASDGLPDVIAHIARDPLDPRFDEGAFAASLRRRRTTIKRALLDQSLISGVGNIYADEALWRARLHYDRPTATLTRPRSAELLGHVRDVMHAALAVGGTSFDSLYVNVNGESGYFDRSLDAYGREGEPCRRCGTAMRRRPWMNRSSYFCPRCQRPYAPRSLRPAGTSGDGTGTAGPAASRQ, encoded by the coding sequence TTGCCCGAGCTGCCCGAGGTCGAAGTCGTGCGCCGCGGCCTGGAACGGTGGGCCGCCGCGCGCACCGTCGCGGCCGTCGAGGTCCGCCACCCCCGCTCCGTCCGGCGCCACCCCGCCGGCGCGGCCGACTTCGCCGCGCGTCTCACCGGTCACACCCTCGGTACCGCCCACCGCCGCGGCAAGTACCTGTGGATTCCCCTCGCAGGCGAGGGCACCTCGATCCTCGCGCACCTCGGCATGAGCGGGCAACTGCTGATCCAGCCCGAGGACGCCCCGGACGAGAAGCACCTGCGCATCCGCTTCCGGTTCGCCGACGACGCCCGCACCGAGCTGCGCTTCGTGGACCAGCGCACCTTCGGCGGCCTGTCCCTCCACCCGGAGGCCCAGGGCGCCTCCGACGGGTTGCCGGACGTCATCGCCCACATCGCCCGCGACCCGCTCGACCCGCGATTCGACGAGGGCGCGTTCGCCGCCTCGCTCCGCCGTCGCCGCACCACGATCAAGCGCGCGCTGCTCGACCAGTCGCTGATCAGCGGGGTCGGCAACATCTACGCCGACGAGGCACTGTGGCGGGCCCGGCTGCACTACGACCGGCCGACCGCGACCCTCACCCGGCCCCGGTCCGCCGAACTCCTCGGCCACGTCCGGGACGTGATGCACGCGGCACTGGCCGTCGGCGGTACCAGCTTCGACAGCCTGTACGTCAACGTGAACGGCGAATCGGGCTACTTCGACCGCTCGCTGGACGCGTACGGCAGGGAGGGCGAGCCGTGCCGGCGCTGCGGCACGGCGATGCGCCGCAGGCCGTGGATGAACCGGTCCAGCTACTTCTGCCCGCGCTGCCAGCGGCCGTACGCGCCGCGCTCACTCCGTCCGGCCGGTACGAGCGGCGACGGCACCGGCACGGCCGGTCCCGCCGCCAGCCGTCAGTAG
- the rnc gene encoding ribonuclease III, with protein sequence MSDATTPPEAAPADLVDAASSLTLLEGRLGYRLESALLVRALTHRSYAYENGGLPTNERLEFLGDSVLGLVVTDTLYRAHPDLPEGQLAKLRAAVVNSRALADVARGLELGSFVRLGRGEEGTGGRDKASILADTLEAVIGAVYLDQGLEAASALVHRLFDPLIEKSAGLGAGLDWKTSLQELTAAEALGVPEYAVTETGPDHEKTFTAAARVGGVAYGTGTGRSKKEAEQQAAEAAYRAIHAAAQSAADGSAATPAPEPPPAS encoded by the coding sequence ATGTCAGACGCCACGACGCCGCCCGAGGCGGCCCCGGCGGACCTGGTGGACGCGGCCTCGTCCCTCACGCTTCTGGAAGGGCGGCTCGGGTACCGACTCGAGTCCGCCCTTCTGGTGCGTGCGCTGACACACCGCTCGTACGCGTACGAGAACGGTGGGCTGCCCACCAACGAGCGACTGGAGTTCCTCGGCGACTCCGTCCTCGGCCTCGTGGTCACCGACACCCTCTACCGGGCGCACCCCGACCTGCCCGAAGGTCAGCTCGCGAAGCTGCGCGCCGCCGTGGTCAACTCCCGCGCCCTCGCGGACGTCGCCCGCGGCCTCGAACTCGGCTCCTTCGTACGGCTCGGACGCGGCGAGGAGGGCACGGGCGGACGCGACAAGGCGTCCATCCTGGCCGACACCCTCGAAGCGGTCATCGGTGCCGTCTACCTCGACCAGGGCCTGGAGGCGGCGTCCGCGCTGGTGCACCGGCTCTTCGACCCGCTGATCGAGAAGTCGGCCGGACTCGGTGCCGGACTGGACTGGAAGACCAGCCTCCAGGAACTGACCGCCGCCGAGGCGCTCGGCGTCCCGGAGTACGCGGTCACCGAGACCGGGCCCGACCACGAGAAGACCTTCACGGCTGCCGCCCGCGTCGGTGGTGTCGCGTACGGCACCGGCACCGGCCGCAGCAAGAAGGAAGCGGAGCAGCAGGCCGCGGAGGCGGCGTACCGCGCCATCCATGCCGCGGCCCAGTCGGCCGCGGACGGTTCTGCCGCCACGCCGGCTCCCGAACCGCCCCCGGCTTCCTGA
- the rpmF gene encoding 50S ribosomal protein L32, translated as MAVPKRKMSRSNTRHRRSQWKAAVPTLVKCERCQEPKQQHIACPSCGTYNKRQVLEV; from the coding sequence GTGGCTGTTCCGAAGCGGAAGATGTCGCGCAGCAACACGCGCCACCGCCGGTCGCAGTGGAAGGCTGCGGTCCCGACCCTGGTGAAGTGCGAGCGCTGCCAGGAGCCGAAGCAGCAGCACATCGCGTGCCCGAGCTGCGGCACCTACAACAAGCGTCAGGTTCTCGAGGTCTGA
- a CDS encoding DUF177 domain-containing protein: MNAPLDHRDPLVFDTRELGRRPGAMKRLSRSVPAPADMGVEFLGVPQGAAVELDLRLESVMEGVLVTGTAHAPLRGECVRCLEPLEQEAEADFQEMFSYPDADDRSRGSAETGDDAEEEDTLFLEGDLFDLEPVLRDAVVLSLPLQPVCQDDCPGLCPDCGARLADEPDHGHDDAVDIRWAALQGLAETIRDGEKDDQNGAAPGADEKQEK, encoded by the coding sequence CTGAACGCCCCGCTCGACCACCGCGACCCGCTCGTGTTCGACACACGCGAGCTGGGCAGGCGGCCCGGTGCGATGAAGCGCCTGTCCCGCTCGGTTCCCGCCCCCGCGGACATGGGGGTGGAGTTCCTCGGGGTGCCGCAGGGTGCGGCCGTGGAGCTCGATCTCCGCCTGGAGTCGGTCATGGAAGGTGTGCTCGTCACAGGCACCGCACATGCGCCGCTGCGGGGGGAGTGCGTAAGGTGTCTGGAGCCGCTGGAGCAGGAGGCCGAGGCGGACTTCCAGGAGATGTTCTCCTACCCCGACGCCGACGACCGGAGCCGCGGAAGCGCGGAGACCGGCGACGACGCCGAGGAGGAGGACACACTCTTCCTCGAGGGCGACCTTTTCGACCTCGAGCCCGTGCTGCGGGACGCGGTGGTGCTGTCACTGCCGCTGCAGCCGGTGTGCCAGGACGACTGTCCGGGCCTGTGTCCCGACTGCGGGGCGCGGCTCGCGGACGAGCCGGACCACGGGCACGACGACGCCGTCGACATCCGTTGGGCGGCACTGCAGGGACTCGCCGAGACCATCCGGGACGGCGAGAAGGACGATCAGAACGGCGCCGCACCGGGCGCCGACGAGAAGCAGGAGAAGTAG
- a CDS encoding cell division initiation protein, with protein MDVQQRLDEIVATVDGARSMPMSASCVVNRAELLAMLEEVRAALPGSLAQAQELLGGREQMVAEAQQEAQRIIEGARAERGSLVAGTEIARQAQQESDRILAEARSEAEEIRAEADDYVDSKLANFEVVLSKTIGSVERGREKLLGGAQGGYDDADDDAPERTADPEELRHRADEYVNARLGSVAAVLTKTLEAVGRGRQKLLGHRPVDELGAHLAAQDLGGDQAPHTSDADYLAGLADVPAQASPAAAVPPQAPDAMPPGTVPPGAVPQQPADPYAQPAAAGQDPYGQGAYYDAGQGAGYPQDAYYGAQQPGYGAQQYGGQPAAALDETSFFDTGMIDLDQVARYEQQYTAGQYQQDGGYPPQYGQEQDPAYRDGGTYQGDHGYPQDYGQSYDPGPYGPGGDGRG; from the coding sequence GTGGACGTACAGCAGAGACTCGACGAGATCGTGGCCACCGTCGACGGTGCCCGGTCGATGCCCATGTCGGCCTCCTGCGTGGTGAACCGGGCCGAACTGCTCGCCATGCTCGAAGAGGTGCGGGCGGCGCTGCCAGGCTCCCTCGCGCAGGCGCAGGAACTGCTCGGCGGCCGGGAGCAGATGGTCGCCGAGGCCCAGCAGGAGGCGCAGCGCATCATCGAGGGCGCCCGCGCCGAACGCGGCTCGCTGGTCGCCGGCACCGAGATCGCCCGGCAGGCGCAGCAGGAGTCCGACCGCATCCTCGCCGAGGCCCGGAGCGAGGCGGAGGAGATCCGCGCGGAGGCCGACGACTACGTCGACAGCAAGCTCGCCAACTTCGAGGTCGTGCTGAGCAAGACCATCGGCTCCGTCGAGCGGGGCCGGGAGAAGCTGCTCGGCGGCGCGCAGGGCGGGTACGACGACGCCGACGACGACGCGCCGGAGCGCACCGCCGACCCGGAGGAGCTGCGGCACCGCGCCGACGAGTATGTGAACGCCCGCCTCGGTTCCGTCGCGGCCGTGCTGACCAAGACGCTGGAGGCGGTCGGCCGCGGGCGGCAGAAGCTCCTCGGGCACCGCCCGGTCGACGAACTCGGCGCCCACCTGGCCGCGCAGGACCTGGGCGGAGACCAGGCGCCGCACACCAGCGACGCGGACTACCTCGCCGGTCTGGCGGACGTGCCGGCGCAGGCGTCCCCGGCGGCCGCCGTGCCGCCGCAGGCGCCGGATGCGATGCCGCCGGGAACGGTCCCGCCCGGGGCCGTCCCGCAGCAGCCGGCCGACCCGTACGCGCAGCCGGCCGCGGCAGGGCAGGACCCGTACGGCCAGGGCGCCTACTACGACGCCGGGCAGGGCGCCGGCTACCCGCAGGACGCTTACTACGGCGCGCAGCAGCCCGGCTACGGCGCGCAGCAGTACGGAGGACAGCCTGCCGCGGCGCTGGACGAGACCAGCTTCTTCGACACCGGGATGATCGACCTGGACCAGGTCGCCCGCTACGAGCAGCAGTACACCGCCGGCCAGTACCAGCAGGACGGGGGCTACCCGCCGCAGTACGGCCAGGAGCAGGACCCGGCCTACCGGGACGGCGGCACGTACCAGGGCGACCATGGGTATCCGCAGGACTACGGTCAGTCCTACGATCCCGGCCCGTACGGCCCGGGCGGCGACGGCCGCGGCTGA